The stretch of DNA CTTCATCCAGTTAGTGAAGAGAGTTACACTTATTAATAAGCAAAAAATCAGGAACGCAATTTAATTTTTAAGTTCATTCCTGATTTTATTTTACATAAATTTTAAATTAATTATTTTACAATGTTTAAAATATCCTGTGCAATCTGCTCTTTTGTTAATCTATTACTTTTAAACGCCACATCTGGAGCCACTCTATCAGTAAATTCTTTCTTAATACCATAATTTAACACTTTCATATCAGAAGTTCCATAAAATCTCGCAATTTTTTCTCCAAATCCACCGTCAATTACACCATCTTCCAATGTAATAACTAATTTGTGTTCCGCTTTTAATTCGTTTAACAATGTTTCATCAAGCCCTGAGGCATATCTTGGGTTAATTAATGTTGCATTGATTCCATTTTCTTTTAAAAGCTCTTTTACTTCTTTTCCTAATTTGTAAAAGTTACCTAACCCTAAAATTGCCACGTCTTTTCCTTTTTCAGTAACAAGATATTTATTTAAGTCGCTAAAATCTTTTTGTACGTTCCCTGTATCTTCTGACAATTGAGATGGCACTCTTATCGCAACTGGGTGTCCTTTGTATTCGATTGACCATTCTAACATTGCGAAGTATTCTTCCTTGCTTGTTGGAGCTAGGAATACGATGTTTGGAATATTTGACACTAATGAGATATCAAACCAGCATAAATGAGTTACATCGCTCATTCCGCCTAGTCCCCCACCGAAAATAAGAATGGTAGCTGGATTATTATTTATTGCCAAATCTTGTGAAAGCTGATCATAAGTTCTTTGAATAAATGTACTGAAAACTCCGTATATTGGTTTTCCGCCATTTTTAGCCATTCCTGAAATCATCGCCACAGCCTGCTCTTCTGCAATTCCAACATCAATAAACTGTTTTGCAAATTTTTCTCTTCTATCCTTTGTAAATCCTAAAACAGTCGGTGTTCCAGAAGTTACAACAGCTACTGTCGAATCTCTTTCCATTTTATCCATCAGAAATTCAGCAGTATCGTTACTTAACCCGCCAGAATAATTTACTTTGCTTTCTCCTGTTTTTGGATCAAAAGGCATTCCATAGTGCCAAGTTTCCTTATCCTTTTCAGCGTAAGACAGCCCTTTTCCTTTTTGAGTATGCACGTGAACGACTATCGGATGGTTAATGTCTTTTACCCTTTCAAAAACTTCTATCAGAGCGTCCAAATCATTTCCTTTATCCACATAAACATAGTCAAGCCCCAACGATTTAAAATAATTATTTTGAGCCTGTCCATTACTTTCTCTTAATTCTCTTAAATTTTTGTAAAGCCCTCCGTGATTTTCAGCAATCGACATATCATTGTCATTTGCAATAATAATCATATTTGTACCAAGTTCAGAAGCCACATTAAGCCCTTCGAATGCCTCACCGCCACTAAGAGAACCATCCCCAATAATTGCAATTATATTTTCTTTTGCACTTCGTAAATCTCTCGCTTTAGCAAGTCCAGTAGCCAAGCTCACAGATGTTGAAGTATGCCCTACTTTAAAGAAATCATGCTCACTTTCATCTTGATTGGTATACCCCGAAACTTCCGAATACTTATCCAAATCTAAAAATCCAAATTTTCTCCCAGTAATAATTTTATGTGGATAACATTGATGCGAAACATCAAACACAAATTTATCAACAGGCGAATTAAACACCTTGTGCAACGCAATTATTAACTCAACTGCTCCAAAGTCAGGCCCCACATGTCCCCCTTTATTACTAACTCTGTGAAGCATTGCCTCCCTAATATCCTGAGCCAGTACAGCCAATTCTTCTTTATTCAATTTTTTCAAATCCTCTGGCGAATTTACCTTTTCTAATGCCATCTTTTCCCTCCTAAAATTATTATTAATTAAAATATTTTTAGTAAATTACTGTTGTCCAGTTTTAAAATATAAATTATTATTTTTGAGAATTTTATCACTTATTTTAATATCTAAACTATTAAAATCCACACTGTTAGCAATAAATCTACGAATTGTACTTTTTTAATTCTATTTCTTTTGAATCCAATATTTCCATCATTAATTTTTTAAATAATCTTCTTAAAATTTTATCTTCGATTGAATCAATGTCATTGTTTATTTTATATTTTAAATTATCTAAATAATCCATCAAACTGTCTCTCAATAATTTTCACTACATTTACACCCAGATTTTAACAAATATCCCTTATAATTTCAAATGCTTTTTTCTTATTAGTGATTATGCCTTTTAGTAATGCCTGATATTTGTAAAATGTGCCTTTGTAAATTAAAATTATTCAAATGAAATTACTAACTTTTTACCAAATGCAGCTGCCAGCTTTTTCAATGTTTTTAATGAAGGATTAGCATTTCCATTCTCTATTTTACTTATATCTCCCTGAGTTATCCCCGTCAAATCCGACAATTCTTTCTGCGTAATATTTTTATCTTTTCTTGCCACAATAATTTCTCTTATAATCTGAAATTCAGCCTCAAGACTCTCATATTCTTTTCTAAATTCTTCATCTTTTAACTGTTCATTCAAAGAATCTCTAAAATATCTACTCATTTTCTTCACTCCTTTTCAATTTTTATGTGTTATATCATATAAAAATTTTTATTTAATTCTTTAACAAATCTCAATTTCAGAAAAAATAATATCAATTACATTCTCCAAAATATCTTCAGGAACTGATTCAACAAATTTATATGGCCTTGCATTTATATCAAGTGCCTTTATATGCTGGCACATAATAAATCCTGTTGTAGTTGTACGTTCATCTAAACCTACATGAAGTGGAAAATCACTTTCTGTATTTGTAATAGGACATAAAATAGTTAAATTTGTCTTTTCGTTAAAAAAATTATTACTTACTACAAGAGCAGGACGATAACCAGCCTGCTC from Leptotrichia trevisanii DSM 22070 encodes:
- a CDS encoding 1-deoxy-D-xylulose-5-phosphate synthase, yielding MALEKVNSPEDLKKLNKEELAVLAQDIREAMLHRVSNKGGHVGPDFGAVELIIALHKVFNSPVDKFVFDVSHQCYPHKIITGRKFGFLDLDKYSEVSGYTNQDESEHDFFKVGHTSTSVSLATGLAKARDLRSAKENIIAIIGDGSLSGGEAFEGLNVASELGTNMIIIANDNDMSIAENHGGLYKNLRELRESNGQAQNNYFKSLGLDYVYVDKGNDLDALIEVFERVKDINHPIVVHVHTQKGKGLSYAEKDKETWHYGMPFDPKTGESKVNYSGGLSNDTAEFLMDKMERDSTVAVVTSGTPTVLGFTKDRREKFAKQFIDVGIAEEQAVAMISGMAKNGGKPIYGVFSTFIQRTYDQLSQDLAINNNPATILIFGGGLGGMSDVTHLCWFDISLVSNIPNIVFLAPTSKEEYFAMLEWSIEYKGHPVAIRVPSQLSEDTGNVQKDFSDLNKYLVTEKGKDVAILGLGNFYKLGKEVKELLKENGINATLINPRYASGLDETLLNELKAEHKLVITLEDGVIDGGFGEKIARFYGTSDMKVLNYGIKKEFTDRVAPDVAFKSNRLTKEQIAQDILNIVK
- a CDS encoding helix-turn-helix domain-containing protein yields the protein MSRYFRDSLNEQLKDEEFRKEYESLEAEFQIIREIIVARKDKNITQKELSDLTGITQGDISKIENGNANPSLKTLKKLAAAFGKKLVISFE
- a CDS encoding type II toxin-antitoxin system PemK/MazF family toxin, whose protein sequence is MVKQGDIIKINFNPQAGHEQAGYRPALVVSNNFFNEKTNLTILCPITNTESDFPLHVGLDERTTTTGFIMCQHIKALDINARPYKFVESVPEDILENVIDIIFSEIEIC